The proteins below come from a single Piscinibacter gummiphilus genomic window:
- the fliE gene encoding flagellar hook-basal body complex protein FliE produces MNVTLKPFNFEQAVARAGLGVDGQPLNTRGAKSVTGGGFQAQLTSALRSVSESQNQASEMQRQVQLGNPTVSLEETMVAMQKAQIGFQATLQVRNKLVQAYSEIMNMQV; encoded by the coding sequence ATGAACGTGACCCTCAAGCCCTTCAACTTCGAGCAGGCCGTGGCCCGCGCGGGTCTGGGCGTGGACGGCCAGCCGCTGAACACACGCGGTGCCAAGTCCGTCACGGGCGGCGGCTTCCAGGCGCAGCTCACGAGTGCCCTGCGCTCGGTGAGCGAAAGCCAGAACCAGGCCTCCGAGATGCAACGCCAGGTGCAGCTGGGCAACCCGACCGTCAGCCTCGAAGAGACGATGGTCGCGATGCAGAAGGCGCAGATCGGCTTCCAGGCCACCTTGCAGGTGCGCAACAAGCTCGTCCAGGCCTACTCGGAAATCATGAACATGCAGGTGTGA
- the fliF gene encoding flagellar basal-body MS-ring/collar protein FliF, which translates to MDNAVAIANPNVLPANAGFGARLAALPTKSRIGLGLGVAALIAVLAALTLWSSQGDYKVLYANLSDKDGGAIIAQLSQLNVPYRYTEGGGAILVPASQVHDLRLKLASAGLPKGSVVGFELMDGAKFGQTQFQERLTFQRGLEGELTRSITAMPSVQNARVHLALPNQNGFFREQQKPSASVMLTLYPGRTLDRSQVAGIVHLVSSSVPEMNPKAVSVLDQTGALLSGPQEGNNGAGLDAQQLQYVNQIEASYTKRILDILEPVVGRDNLRAQVTAELDFSQTEATSEEFKPNQGPNAQATVRSMQSSEQSGSQAGGATGIPGATSNQPPVAATAPVTGASSPLQAAQAGGQSNSSRSAVTNYEVDKTVKVTRNATGTVKRLNAAVVVNHITKTDAKGKTTTTPLTAGELENLNSLVRESIGFKQDRGDSVKIINAPFKVEAAPKDETPIWKQPATVDLLRAAVVPAALALVALVVIFTLIRPALKAALQPPAPEPREALAVVDDKESLPEEPEMLRIESPKVSAHLASARTFAKENPSAVANIVRGWVNGDTLKA; encoded by the coding sequence ATGGACAACGCGGTCGCCATCGCCAACCCCAACGTTCTTCCCGCCAACGCCGGCTTCGGCGCCCGGCTGGCGGCATTGCCCACCAAGAGCCGCATCGGCCTGGGGTTGGGCGTAGCCGCGCTCATTGCCGTGCTGGCCGCGCTCACGCTCTGGAGCAGCCAGGGCGACTACAAGGTGCTCTACGCCAACCTGTCCGACAAGGACGGCGGCGCCATCATTGCCCAGCTCTCGCAGCTCAACGTGCCCTACCGCTACACCGAAGGTGGCGGCGCGATCCTCGTGCCGGCTTCTCAGGTGCACGACCTGCGCCTGAAGCTTGCCTCGGCCGGCCTGCCCAAGGGCTCGGTGGTCGGCTTCGAGCTGATGGATGGCGCCAAGTTCGGCCAGACGCAGTTCCAGGAGCGCCTCACCTTCCAGCGCGGGCTGGAGGGCGAACTCACCCGCTCCATCACCGCCATGCCTTCCGTGCAAAACGCACGCGTGCACCTGGCGTTGCCCAATCAGAATGGGTTCTTCCGGGAACAGCAGAAACCCAGCGCCTCCGTGATGCTCACGCTCTACCCCGGCCGCACGCTCGACCGTTCGCAGGTGGCCGGCATCGTGCACCTCGTCTCGAGCAGCGTGCCCGAGATGAACCCCAAGGCCGTGAGCGTGCTCGACCAGACCGGCGCGCTGCTGTCGGGCCCGCAAGAGGGCAACAACGGCGCCGGGCTCGATGCGCAGCAGCTGCAATACGTGAACCAGATCGAGGCGAGCTACACCAAGCGCATCCTCGACATCCTCGAGCCCGTGGTCGGCCGCGACAACCTGCGTGCGCAGGTCACCGCCGAACTCGACTTCTCGCAGACCGAAGCCACCTCCGAAGAATTCAAGCCCAACCAGGGCCCGAACGCCCAGGCCACCGTGCGCAGCATGCAAAGCAGCGAGCAGAGCGGCAGCCAGGCGGGCGGAGCGACCGGCATCCCCGGCGCCACCTCCAACCAGCCGCCCGTGGCGGCCACCGCCCCGGTGACGGGTGCCTCGTCTCCGCTGCAGGCCGCGCAGGCCGGCGGCCAGAGCAACAGCAGCCGAAGCGCCGTCACCAACTACGAGGTCGACAAGACCGTGAAGGTGACGCGCAACGCCACCGGCACCGTGAAGCGCCTCAACGCCGCGGTGGTGGTCAACCACATCACCAAGACCGACGCCAAGGGCAAGACCACCACCACGCCGCTCACCGCCGGCGAGCTGGAGAACCTCAACAGCCTGGTGCGCGAGAGCATCGGCTTCAAGCAGGACCGCGGCGACTCGGTGAAGATCATCAACGCACCCTTCAAGGTCGAGGCCGCCCCGAAGGACGAGACCCCGATCTGGAAGCAGCCCGCCACCGTCGACCTGCTGCGTGCCGCCGTCGTGCCGGCTGCGCTGGCACTCGTGGCCCTGGTCGTCATCTTCACGCTCATCCGCCCGGCACTCAAGGCCGCGCTGCAGCCGCCCGCCCCCGAGCCGCGCGAGGCGCTGGCCGTGGTCGACGACAAGGAGTCGCTGCCCGAGGAGCCCGAGATGCTGCGCATCGAATCGCCCAAGGTCAGCGCCCACCTGGCGAGCGCGCGCACCTTCGCCAAGGAAAACCCGTCTGCCGTGGCCAACATCGTGCGCGGCTGGGTCAATGGCGACACCCTGAAGGCATAA
- the fliG gene encoding flagellar motor switch protein FliG — protein MDAQGLEDAAILLMSLGEEEASEVFKHLTPKEVQGLGETIARMKSIPREKLDDVLTKFASVASEQSMLVTDTDEYVKAVLRKALGEDKANLLIDRILQGGDVSGIESLKWMDSNSVAELLRNEHPQIVAAILVHLDFDQASGVLKCFTERQRNEVLVRVATLDGIQPSALKDLNEVMSKVLAGGDKLRKASLGGVKTAAEMINLLGGSVETAVLDYIREADNELAQKIMDNMFTFDDLEKVDDKGIQLLLKEVQSESLVIALKGATPEMREKVFKNMSTRAAETLREDLESRGPVRVSEVEAEQKEMLKIVRRLADEGQIVLGGGGDDEFL, from the coding sequence ATGGATGCACAGGGTCTGGAAGACGCCGCGATACTGCTGATGTCCCTCGGCGAGGAAGAAGCCTCCGAGGTCTTCAAGCACCTCACGCCGAAGGAAGTGCAAGGCCTGGGCGAGACCATCGCCCGCATGAAGAGCATTCCGCGCGAGAAGCTCGACGACGTGCTCACCAAGTTCGCCTCGGTGGCCTCCGAGCAGAGCATGCTCGTGACCGACACCGACGAATACGTGAAGGCGGTGCTGCGCAAGGCCCTCGGCGAAGACAAGGCCAACCTGCTGATCGACCGCATCCTGCAGGGGGGCGACGTCTCCGGCATCGAAAGCCTGAAGTGGATGGACTCCAACTCGGTGGCCGAGCTGCTGCGCAACGAGCACCCGCAGATCGTGGCGGCCATCCTCGTGCACCTCGACTTCGACCAGGCGTCCGGTGTCCTGAAATGTTTTACCGAGCGCCAGCGCAACGAAGTGCTGGTGCGCGTGGCCACGCTCGACGGCATCCAGCCCTCGGCGCTGAAAGACCTGAACGAGGTGATGAGCAAGGTGCTCGCCGGCGGTGACAAGCTGCGCAAGGCCTCGCTCGGCGGCGTGAAGACGGCGGCCGAGATGATCAACCTGCTGGGCGGCAGCGTCGAGACCGCGGTGCTCGACTACATCCGCGAAGCCGACAACGAGTTGGCCCAGAAGATCATGGACAACATGTTCACCTTCGACGACCTGGAGAAGGTCGACGACAAGGGCATCCAGCTGCTGCTGAAGGAGGTGCAGAGCGAGTCGCTCGTGATCGCGCTCAAGGGTGCGACGCCCGAGATGCGCGAGAAGGTGTTCAAGAACATGTCGACCCGCGCCGCCGAGACGCTGCGCGAAGACCTCGAGTCGCGCGGCCCGGTGCGTGTCTCCGAAGTCGAAGCCGAGCAGAAGGAAATGCTCAAGATCGTGAGACGCCTGGCCGACGAAGGCCAGATCGTGTTGGGCGGTGGCGGCGACGATGAGTTCCTCTAA
- a CDS encoding FliH/SctL family protein: MSSSKNGGAPKPASPYARFIPREELNSFAAWKPGALTGNEDAPQAPVQRAEPPAPPAPPKPSPEEELAAHVKAARTSGYQDGYRDGLVALDGFKQSYAAQITAQMGAIAESYNRQLDALQQDMARALAVSATHLARQIVRSELKQRPELVAAVAQEAVDTLLRSAQHITLRVHPDDHALVAQGAAEVIEARGGRVISDSEITRGGCVVESDIGVIDASVETRWRRAAASLGCDERWNGGPSADEDTAMDDERGTP, encoded by the coding sequence ATGAGTTCCTCTAAAAACGGCGGCGCGCCCAAGCCGGCGTCCCCCTACGCCCGGTTCATCCCACGCGAGGAGTTGAACTCCTTCGCCGCGTGGAAGCCCGGTGCCCTCACCGGCAACGAAGACGCGCCGCAAGCCCCCGTGCAGCGTGCCGAGCCCCCGGCTCCGCCCGCGCCACCCAAGCCCTCGCCCGAAGAGGAGCTCGCCGCCCACGTCAAGGCCGCGCGCACGTCGGGCTATCAAGACGGCTACCGCGACGGCCTGGTGGCGCTCGACGGCTTCAAGCAGAGCTACGCCGCGCAGATCACCGCGCAGATGGGCGCCATCGCCGAGTCGTACAACCGCCAGCTCGACGCTTTGCAGCAGGACATGGCCCGCGCCCTGGCCGTCTCGGCCACGCACCTTGCGCGCCAGATCGTGCGCAGCGAACTCAAGCAGCGCCCCGAACTGGTGGCCGCCGTGGCGCAGGAAGCGGTCGACACCCTCCTGCGCAGCGCCCAGCACATCACGCTGCGCGTGCACCCCGACGACCATGCCCTCGTGGCCCAAGGCGCCGCCGAGGTGATCGAAGCGCGTGGCGGGCGTGTGATCTCCGACAGCGAGATCACCCGTGGCGGCTGTGTGGTCGAGTCCGACATCGGCGTGATCGACGCAAGCGTGGAGACCCGCTGGCGCCGCGCCGCCGCCTCGCTCGGCTGCGACGAACGCTGGAACGGCGGCCCGTCGGCCGATGAAGACACCGCGATGGATGACGAGAGGGGCACACCATGA